In Streptomyces sp. DG2A-72, one genomic interval encodes:
- a CDS encoding sugar ABC transporter substrate-binding protein: MNITRLTRIPVVGALLASLALGTAACAGNEQDTTITVASVDFTRDMEKLVDDFRRTHPRIRVKFVFLPERVLRNRLSKDVADEESRYDVVSIGPWEAPIWASRGWLTRLDVLASRGDYDVEDFIPVVRTALSYRKGLYAVPYYGESSFLMYRKDLFDKAGLTMPERPTWSQVAELAAELHDPRRGIAGICLRGGPVWLNLVSLNTVILTFGGRWFDEHWNPQFTSPETRRAVKFYVDLVRSSGEPRAHEAGPAQCQATMLRGKAAMLYDTTSFAGGLEDPRISEVAGKLGYAPAPVMRTGSSGWLWTWALAIPVTSKHPKAAWDFASWATSKRYLKLYGKRLGWVGVPPGSRLSTYRLPPYRKAAKAFLQPTLDALNAVNLTRPGLHKQPWTGTSYVGIPEYAGLGGRVAKEISAAIAGRQSVDEALEKAQLFANDVVEGGGYRD; this comes from the coding sequence GTGAACATCACACGGCTCACCCGTATCCCCGTCGTGGGAGCCTTGCTCGCTTCACTTGCGCTCGGCACTGCTGCCTGCGCCGGGAACGAGCAGGACACGACGATCACGGTGGCGTCCGTCGACTTCACCCGCGATATGGAGAAGCTCGTCGACGACTTCCGGCGCACCCATCCCCGTATCCGTGTGAAGTTCGTCTTTCTCCCCGAGAGGGTGCTGCGGAATCGGCTGTCCAAGGACGTCGCCGACGAGGAGAGCCGCTACGACGTCGTCTCCATCGGCCCGTGGGAGGCGCCGATCTGGGCCTCGCGAGGATGGCTCACCCGACTCGATGTCCTGGCGAGCCGGGGTGACTACGACGTAGAGGATTTCATTCCCGTGGTGCGTACGGCGCTGTCCTACCGAAAGGGCCTGTACGCGGTGCCCTACTACGGGGAGTCGTCCTTCCTGATGTACCGCAAGGACCTGTTCGACAAGGCCGGGCTGACCATGCCGGAACGCCCGACCTGGTCGCAGGTCGCCGAACTGGCGGCCGAACTCCACGATCCCCGGCGCGGAATCGCCGGAATCTGCCTGCGCGGCGGTCCCGTCTGGCTGAACCTGGTGTCTCTCAACACCGTGATCCTGACCTTCGGCGGCCGGTGGTTCGACGAGCATTGGAACCCCCAATTCACCTCCCCCGAAACCAGGCGGGCGGTGAAGTTCTACGTGGACCTGGTCCGTAGCTCCGGCGAGCCTCGGGCGCACGAAGCAGGGCCCGCCCAGTGCCAGGCGACGATGCTGCGGGGCAAGGCGGCCATGCTGTACGACACCACTTCCTTCGCCGGTGGTCTCGAGGACCCCAGGATCAGCGAGGTCGCCGGCAAGCTCGGCTACGCTCCCGCGCCCGTGATGCGCACCGGCAGCTCGGGATGGCTGTGGACCTGGGCGCTGGCGATCCCCGTCACGTCCAAGCACCCGAAGGCCGCGTGGGATTTCGCCTCCTGGGCCACGTCGAAGCGGTATCTGAAGCTCTACGGCAAGAGGCTCGGCTGGGTCGGAGTGCCACCCGGCAGCCGGCTGTCCACGTACCGCCTTCCTCCGTACAGGAAGGCCGCCAAGGCCTTTCTGCAGCCGACGCTGGACGCGCTCAACGCCGTCAACCTCACCCGGCCCGGCCTGCACAAGCAGCCGTGGACGGGAACCTCGTACGTCGGCATCCCGGAGTACGCGGGCCTCGGCGGCCGGGTGGCCAAGGAGATCTCCGCGGCGATCGCCGGCCGGCAGTCGGTCGACGAGGCGCTGGAGAAGGCCCAACTCTTCGCGAACGACGTGGTCGAGGGCGGCGGCTACCGGGACTGA
- a CDS encoding DUF4239 domain-containing protein, translating to MVGGFLAFGLSGLLVRARIRDWFGEDPEHNERVKFLVEVVGGFYALLIGLVAVGAYDHYVEVKKLVNEEASQLTTVYRAGEAFPNSRRCRIQSQVRNYAENVINEVWPQQQRGEIVEDQGRLDAVFESLMFYEPQNEEESNAQSVTLEAFNDYNNLRRERQGEVSIGLLPVLYLVLFGGAFVTIAATWALVGVRMIDHVALTGLLSFFIGLFITLIIALDHPLQDSNAIDLTHWKVALTQGMGVPPEGQEQITTYFGVSSRERVPGCLLDVADYVSFASSEQLPQ from the coding sequence ATGGTGGGCGGATTCCTCGCCTTCGGCCTCAGCGGCCTGCTCGTACGAGCCCGGATCCGCGATTGGTTCGGCGAAGATCCCGAGCACAACGAACGCGTCAAATTCCTGGTCGAAGTCGTCGGAGGCTTTTACGCCTTGCTGATCGGGCTGGTTGCCGTGGGGGCGTACGACCACTATGTGGAGGTGAAGAAGCTTGTCAATGAGGAGGCTTCGCAGCTCACCACGGTCTATCGCGCCGGTGAGGCGTTTCCCAACAGCCGTAGATGCCGTATTCAGTCCCAGGTGCGGAACTACGCCGAGAATGTGATCAACGAGGTCTGGCCGCAACAGCAGCGGGGCGAGATCGTCGAGGACCAAGGGCGGCTGGACGCCGTATTCGAATCCCTGATGTTCTATGAACCGCAGAACGAAGAGGAGTCGAACGCGCAGTCCGTCACCCTCGAAGCCTTCAACGATTACAACAACCTTCGCCGTGAACGGCAGGGCGAGGTGAGCATCGGGCTGCTGCCGGTGCTGTATCTCGTCCTCTTCGGCGGCGCGTTCGTGACCATTGCGGCGACCTGGGCGCTGGTCGGCGTCAGAATGATCGACCATGTGGCCCTGACCGGCCTGCTGTCGTTCTTCATCGGCTTGTTCATCACCCTGATCATCGCGCTGGATCACCCTCTCCAGGACAGCAACGCGATCGACCTGACGCATTGGAAGGTCGCGCTGACGCAAGGAATGGGAGTGCCTCCCGAGGGACAGGAGCAGATCACCACGTACTTCGGGGTGTCGAGCAGGGAGCGGGTGCCGGGCTGCCTCCTGGACGTGGCCGACTACGTTTCGTTCGCCAGCTCGGAGCAGCTTCCGCAGTGA
- a CDS encoding CAP domain-containing protein: MSELVPGGNLPLPGGAVSVQVPGPFDVSALITDDSGKVRGDADFVFYNQPSAPGARLHGHTLTVDPSGLRTGATKVTVVVSPADPGTPLGRLPAPTLLVTGQGGRLIARFAPPRPGQETVLLLAEIYRRGSGWKLRALGQGYADGLAGLARDFGVDVTEDSAATAAPHARSGAAPASPFPAPQRPATAPHQRAAAPPTPSTTPQHPSTAPRRPTAVPSTPDPDGFLGLVNSARARAGSPPVSLDARLTSAARAHACAMAAEGQLGVEGRDGVSVYQRVTATGFTYVTVGEHLVSGPRTPAEFVDYCLGSREPSRTLHDPAFTHAGLAYVTGGRSGDTYWTALWARPLTPQALARTAADVVDLTNRERAGAGLPPLAVDPVLTAAAQAHSADMIARAFYSHTSPDGSQPWDRAAAAGSTRRSIGENIACGQRSPAEVVEGWMNSPGHRANILKPTFTHIGVGFAGGGAAGTYWTQLFGA; this comes from the coding sequence ATGAGCGAGTTGGTCCCCGGAGGCAATCTGCCCCTCCCGGGCGGCGCTGTGAGCGTCCAGGTGCCCGGCCCCTTCGACGTGTCCGCGCTCATCACCGACGACAGCGGGAAAGTCCGGGGCGACGCCGATTTCGTGTTCTACAACCAGCCTTCCGCACCGGGCGCCCGGCTGCACGGCCACACGCTCACCGTCGACCCGTCCGGCCTGCGCACCGGCGCCACCAAGGTCACCGTGGTCGTCAGCCCCGCCGACCCCGGCACTCCCCTGGGCCGCCTGCCCGCCCCCACCCTCCTGGTCACCGGTCAGGGCGGCCGGCTGATCGCCCGGTTCGCCCCGCCACGCCCGGGGCAGGAGACGGTGCTGCTGCTCGCGGAGATCTACCGGCGCGGCAGCGGGTGGAAGCTGCGTGCGCTCGGGCAGGGGTACGCGGACGGACTGGCCGGGCTCGCCCGTGACTTCGGGGTCGACGTCACCGAGGACAGCGCGGCCACAGCGGCGCCGCACGCCCGCTCCGGCGCGGCGCCCGCGTCGCCCTTCCCCGCGCCGCAGCGTCCCGCCACCGCACCACACCAACGCGCTGCCGCGCCGCCCACCCCTTCCACCACGCCACAGCATCCGTCCACCGCGCCCCGCCGACCCACTGCCGTGCCCTCCACGCCCGACCCCGACGGCTTCCTCGGCCTCGTCAACTCCGCCCGCGCCAGGGCCGGTTCACCCCCCGTCTCCCTCGACGCCCGCCTGACGTCCGCCGCGCGAGCCCACGCCTGCGCCATGGCCGCTGAAGGACAGCTCGGTGTCGAAGGCCGGGACGGTGTCTCCGTCTACCAGCGCGTCACCGCGACCGGATTCACCTATGTCACGGTCGGCGAGCACCTCGTCTCCGGCCCGCGCACGCCCGCCGAGTTCGTGGACTACTGCCTGGGTTCGAGGGAGCCCAGCCGCACCCTGCACGACCCGGCGTTCACCCACGCGGGCCTGGCGTACGTCACCGGGGGCCGCTCCGGCGACACGTACTGGACCGCGCTGTGGGCGAGGCCGCTGACGCCTCAGGCGCTGGCGCGGACGGCGGCCGACGTCGTCGACCTCACCAACCGGGAGCGTGCCGGGGCAGGTCTGCCGCCCCTGGCCGTCGACCCGGTCCTCACCGCCGCGGCGCAGGCACACAGCGCGGACATGATCGCCCGCGCGTTCTACTCGCACACCTCGCCCGACGGCAGCCAGCCCTGGGACCGGGCCGCCGCCGCGGGCTCCACCCGGCGCTCGATCGGCGAGAACATAGCCTGCGGCCAGCGCTCCCCGGCCGAGGTGGTGGAGGGCTGGATGAACAGTCCGGGCCATCGGGCCAACATCCTCAAGCCCACGTTCACCCACATCGGCGTCGGCTTCGCGGGCGGCGGCGCGGCGGGCACGTACTGGACGCAGCTCTTCGGCGCCTGA
- a CDS encoding AIM24 family protein has translation MKGDLFSSEHMVQPAAAPGMTIENSKCIKYAVNGEMMARQGAMIAYRGNLQFERKGQGVGGMLKRAVTGEGLPLMAVRGQGEAWFAHEAQNCFVVDVNPGDEFTVNGRNVLCFDASLSYRIATVKGAGITGGGLFNSVFSGQGRLGLVCDGSPLVIPVSPQYPVYVDTDAIVGWTAGLQTSLHRSQSIGSMLRGGSGEAVQLMLQGQGHVVVRPSELTPQKAQH, from the coding sequence ATGAAGGGTGATCTGTTTTCCAGCGAGCACATGGTCCAGCCCGCCGCGGCGCCGGGCATGACGATCGAGAACTCCAAGTGCATCAAGTACGCGGTGAACGGCGAGATGATGGCGCGTCAGGGCGCGATGATCGCCTATCGCGGCAACCTCCAGTTCGAACGCAAGGGCCAGGGCGTGGGCGGGATGCTCAAACGCGCGGTGACCGGCGAGGGGCTCCCGCTGATGGCGGTGCGCGGGCAGGGCGAGGCCTGGTTCGCGCACGAGGCGCAGAACTGCTTCGTCGTCGATGTGAACCCCGGTGACGAGTTCACGGTCAACGGCCGCAATGTGCTGTGCTTCGATGCCTCGCTGTCGTACCGGATCGCGACCGTGAAGGGCGCGGGCATCACGGGCGGCGGCCTGTTCAACAGCGTCTTCTCCGGACAGGGCAGGCTGGGCCTGGTGTGCGACGGAAGCCCGCTGGTCATCCCGGTCTCGCCGCAGTATCCGGTGTACGTCGACACGGACGCGATCGTCGGCTGGACGGCCGGCCTGCAGACCTCGCTGCACCGTTCGCAGTCCATCGGGTCGATGCTGCGCGGAGGTTCCGGGGAAGCGGTGCAGCTGATGCTGCAGGGCCAGGGCCATGTGGTCGTACGACCGAGCGAGCTGACACCGCAGAAGGCGCAGCACTGA